A region of Pseudomonas marginalis DNA encodes the following proteins:
- a CDS encoding L-idonate 5-dehydrogenase, translating to MHAIVCHASKDLRVSPQDEPHSLGPEQLRVRIARGGICGSDLHYYQHGGFGTVRLREPMVLGHEVSAVIDAVGSDAGRFKVGQRIAVSPSRPCGACRYCHQGLPNHCLDMRFYGSAMPFPHIQGAFRQSLVIETHQAHLLADHVSLAEGALAEPLSVGLHAIQRAGAVFGKRVLVTGCGPIGNLLIAGLRAAGAAEIVAVDLSASALACAKKMGATRTHNIADGIDALKRYTAEKGYFEVMFEVSGSAQALRNGLDCIAPRGVLVTVGLGGEVSLPLNLLVSREIDLRGTFRFHSEFAQAVDLLNRQVIDVCPVISHTVPFEQAVQAFELAADKTQAMKVVLDFGVVDQP from the coding sequence ATGCACGCCATTGTCTGCCACGCCTCAAAAGACCTGCGGGTCAGCCCCCAGGACGAACCTCACAGCCTGGGCCCCGAGCAACTGCGCGTGCGCATTGCCCGCGGCGGCATCTGCGGCTCGGACTTGCACTATTACCAGCACGGCGGCTTCGGCACCGTGCGCCTGCGCGAGCCGATGGTGCTCGGCCATGAAGTGTCGGCAGTGATCGATGCCGTGGGCTCCGACGCCGGCCGGTTCAAGGTCGGCCAGCGCATTGCCGTATCGCCCTCGCGTCCGTGCGGTGCTTGCCGTTATTGCCATCAAGGCCTGCCCAACCACTGCCTGGACATGCGCTTCTACGGCAGCGCGATGCCCTTCCCGCATATCCAGGGCGCGTTCCGCCAGAGCCTGGTGATCGAGACGCATCAGGCACATCTTTTGGCCGATCATGTCAGCCTCGCCGAAGGTGCACTGGCCGAACCGCTGTCGGTGGGGTTGCATGCGATCCAACGGGCCGGCGCAGTATTCGGCAAGCGCGTGCTGGTGACCGGTTGCGGCCCCATCGGCAACCTGCTGATCGCCGGCCTGCGCGCCGCCGGTGCGGCTGAAATCGTCGCGGTGGACCTGTCCGCCAGCGCCCTGGCCTGCGCGAAAAAAATGGGCGCCACGCGCACCCACAACATCGCCGACGGCATCGACGCGCTCAAGCGCTACACCGCCGAGAAGGGTTACTTCGAGGTGATGTTCGAAGTCTCCGGCAGTGCCCAGGCCCTGCGTAACGGCCTGGACTGCATCGCCCCACGCGGCGTGCTGGTCACGGTCGGCTTGGGCGGTGAGGTGTCGCTGCCGCTGAACCTGCTGGTCAGCCGCGAGATCGACCTGCGCGGCACCTTCCGCTTCCACAGTGAGTTTGCCCAGGCGGTGGACTTGCTCAATCGCCAGGTTATCGACGTGTGCCCGGTGATCTCCCACACGGTGCCGTTCGAACAGGCGGTGCAGGCGTTTGAACTGGCGGCGGACAAGACCCAGGCGATGAAGGTGGTGCTGGATTTTGGCGTGGTGGATCAGCCTTGA
- a CDS encoding 5'-nucleotidase, lipoprotein e(P4) family, producing MRPLIFASLCLLAGCQQTPPANDQLDAVLWTQTSIEHELIYRQVFAHATRQLDVALADPSWDALPFPPRNLSGLPPAVVVDIDETLLDNVPLNARDVINNQVYGYDRWNTWVDQAKAQALPGAVAFLQAAQQKGITVYYLTNREHSQVAATVANLRLRGFPVESHQQVLAASTPTGHCESAGYGKNCRRQWVASHARVLLMAGDSLGDFVQAERNTLEAQRKAVEPYVNWLGQRWFLLPNPTYGNWYSAPYGDDEKLPFAQKRQLKQQALQLQE from the coding sequence ATGCGACCCCTGATCTTCGCCAGCCTGTGCCTGCTGGCAGGCTGCCAACAAACGCCGCCGGCCAACGACCAGCTCGACGCCGTACTCTGGACCCAGACCTCCATCGAACACGAGTTGATCTATCGCCAGGTCTTCGCCCATGCCACCCGCCAGCTCGACGTGGCGCTGGCCGATCCCAGCTGGGACGCGCTGCCCTTCCCGCCCCGCAACCTGAGCGGCCTGCCGCCGGCGGTGGTGGTGGATATTGACGAAACCCTGCTGGACAACGTGCCGCTCAATGCCCGCGACGTCATCAATAACCAAGTGTATGGCTACGACCGCTGGAACACCTGGGTCGACCAGGCCAAGGCCCAGGCCCTCCCCGGTGCCGTGGCGTTCCTGCAAGCGGCGCAACAAAAAGGCATCACGGTTTACTACCTGACCAACCGCGAGCACAGCCAGGTCGCGGCCACGGTGGCCAACCTGCGCCTGCGCGGTTTTCCGGTGGAGAGCCATCAACAGGTGCTCGCCGCCAGCACGCCTACCGGGCACTGCGAAAGCGCCGGCTACGGCAAGAACTGCCGCCGCCAATGGGTCGCCAGCCATGCTCGCGTGCTATTGATGGCCGGTGATTCCCTGGGGGATTTCGTCCAGGCCGAACGCAACACCCTCGAGGCCCAGCGCAAGGCCGTCGAACCCTATGTGAACTGGCTCGGGCAGCGCTGGTTTTTGCTGCCCAACCCGACTTACGGCAACTGGTACAGCGCGCCCTATGGGGACGATGAAAAGCTGCCGTTCGCGCAGAAACGCCAGCTCAAGCAGCAGGCGTTGCAGTTGCAGGAGTAA
- a CDS encoding LysR family transcriptional regulator, giving the protein MDRFHEMQVFLAVAEEEGFAAAARRLNTSPPSVTRAIAAMEARIGTQLLARTTRSLHLTEAGQRYLEDCRRILAELDEAEEAAAGSYSIPCGHLTVTAPVLFGELYVAPVLGEYLDRFPLVNINALLVDRVVNMVDEGVDVAVRIGHLHEPGQQAIKVGEVRRVVCAAPAYLAQQGRPRHPSQLREAKLAASSSSQLLSEWTFVEGGQPLAVPVEPRLVVTANNAAINLARVGWGITRVLSYQVAAAVAAGELEIVLEDFEPAALPIQVVFQKSPRVPAKILTFVDFLSHRLGQDAALNPAMQRRG; this is encoded by the coding sequence ATGGACCGATTTCACGAAATGCAGGTGTTCCTGGCAGTGGCCGAGGAGGAGGGGTTTGCCGCCGCGGCGCGCCGCCTGAACACCTCGCCCCCCAGCGTGACCCGGGCCATCGCCGCCATGGAAGCGCGCATCGGCACCCAGCTGCTGGCGCGCACCACCCGCAGCCTGCACCTGACCGAGGCCGGCCAGCGTTACCTCGAAGATTGCCGGCGCATCCTCGCCGAGCTGGACGAAGCCGAAGAAGCGGCGGCGGGCAGTTATTCGATCCCCTGCGGCCACCTCACGGTGACCGCACCGGTACTGTTTGGCGAGTTGTATGTGGCGCCGGTGCTGGGCGAGTACCTTGACCGTTTTCCGCTGGTGAATATCAATGCCTTGCTGGTGGATCGGGTGGTCAACATGGTCGACGAAGGGGTGGATGTGGCGGTGCGTATCGGTCATCTGCATGAGCCGGGGCAGCAGGCGATCAAGGTCGGTGAGGTGCGCCGGGTGGTGTGTGCGGCGCCGGCTTACCTGGCGCAGCAGGGCCGGCCTCGGCACCCGTCGCAGTTACGCGAGGCGAAGCTTGCTGCCTCGTCTTCCAGCCAATTGCTGAGCGAGTGGACATTTGTCGAGGGCGGCCAGCCATTGGCGGTGCCGGTGGAGCCGCGCCTGGTGGTCACGGCGAACAACGCGGCGATCAATCTGGCGAGAGTGGGTTGGGGCATCACGCGGGTGCTGTCCTATCAGGTCGCGGCGGCGGTGGCGGCGGGTGAGCTGGAGATTGTCCTGGAGGACTTTGAACCGGCAGCGCTGCCGATCCAGGTGGTGTTCCAGAAAAGCCCACGGGTGCCGGCCAAGATCCTCACCTTTGTCGATTTCCTCAGCCATCGCCTCGGCCAGGACGCAGCTTTGAACCCGGCGATGCAGCGGCGCGGCTGA
- a CDS encoding glucose 1-dehydrogenase, which yields MQSVLDTFRLDGRLALVTGSSAGIGLAIARGLAQAGARVVLNGRNRSTLRDAAALLTLEGLEVHTQAFDVTDSAAIQAGVAAIEERLGPLDILVNNAGMQRRGPLEDYSEQHWRELISTNLDSAFLVGQAVARAMIPRKRGRIINICSVQSELGRPGIAPYAASKGALKMLTKGMAIDWGPHGLTVNGIGPGYFKTELNANLVTNPEFSDWLVQRTPSRRWGDVAELAGAAVFLASDAASFVNGHILYVDGGITASL from the coding sequence ATGCAAAGCGTTCTAGACACCTTTCGCCTCGATGGCCGGCTGGCGCTGGTCACCGGCTCCAGTGCCGGTATCGGCCTGGCCATCGCCCGAGGCCTGGCCCAGGCCGGTGCGCGGGTGGTGCTCAACGGGCGTAACCGCAGCACCTTGCGCGACGCGGCCGCGCTGCTGACCCTTGAAGGCCTGGAGGTGCACACCCAAGCGTTCGATGTGACCGACAGCGCGGCGATCCAGGCCGGCGTGGCCGCTATCGAGGAACGCCTCGGGCCCTTGGACATCCTGGTCAACAACGCCGGCATGCAGCGCCGTGGGCCGCTGGAAGACTACAGCGAGCAGCATTGGCGCGAACTGATCAGCACCAACCTCGACAGCGCCTTTCTGGTGGGCCAGGCCGTGGCGCGAGCGATGATCCCGCGCAAGCGTGGGCGCATCATCAATATCTGTTCGGTGCAAAGTGAATTGGGCCGCCCGGGCATCGCGCCGTATGCAGCGAGCAAAGGCGCGTTGAAGATGCTCACCAAGGGCATGGCCATCGACTGGGGCCCCCACGGGCTGACGGTCAACGGTATCGGCCCCGGCTACTTCAAGACCGAGTTGAACGCCAACCTGGTGACCAACCCCGAGTTCAGCGACTGGCTGGTGCAACGTACGCCAAGCCGACGCTGGGGCGACGTCGCTGAGTTGGCCGGTGCGGCGGTGTTCCTGGCCAGCGATGCCGCGAGTTTCGTCAACGGTCATATCCTCTATGTCGACGGTGGCATCACCGCGTCGCTGTAA
- a CDS encoding DUF1835 domain-containing protein, with product MSQRPVSSNTDGRLNLEQQRKRAKELLRQLKAQDPGATLSQAQWQIARQLGFSSWPKLKAHVDAIDFAARHPDFAASDEARTTHWRCGNDIAHSLQIAGFKGHFHMLSDPLCMGPVRDIPTAEFRALRSAFISQAFALPLADVTRRVDDEYDQLHTLASAEHSVLWCEADAYDQLFLIRALAGLEQAPPKLELIEVDRIPGVERFIGIGQLAPDVLAWLWLQRRLIGDDAVQLAKQAWSAYCDSSPTPLAELAHGKHPALPLLAPALLRQLQELPGTRDGLSLTERLALTYLAEAGPLPFGRVFAELAARRDPLPFLGDMMFHALLRPLIDGEQPLLTETEAHLDWPRRPLSLTPLGHSVLNGQAYWLDHASHERWVGGTCIRPGQPHWMIDEALRPQYRTP from the coding sequence ATGTCGCAACGCCCTGTATCCTCCAACACCGATGGCCGTCTCAACCTTGAGCAACAGCGCAAGCGCGCCAAGGAACTGTTGCGCCAGCTGAAAGCCCAGGACCCCGGCGCCACCCTGTCTCAGGCCCAATGGCAGATCGCCAGGCAACTGGGTTTCAGCAGTTGGCCCAAGCTCAAGGCCCATGTCGACGCCATTGATTTCGCCGCCCGCCATCCCGACTTTGCCGCCAGCGACGAAGCGCGCACCACCCACTGGCGCTGCGGCAATGACATTGCCCATAGCCTTCAGATTGCCGGGTTCAAGGGCCACTTCCACATGCTGAGCGACCCGCTGTGCATGGGGCCGGTTCGCGACATACCCACCGCAGAATTCCGCGCCCTGCGCAGCGCGTTCATCAGCCAGGCCTTTGCCCTGCCCTTAGCGGACGTCACGCGCCGCGTCGACGATGAATACGATCAGCTCCACACCTTGGCCAGTGCCGAGCACAGCGTGCTGTGGTGCGAGGCGGACGCCTATGACCAGTTGTTCCTGATCCGTGCCCTGGCCGGCCTGGAGCAGGCACCGCCCAAGCTGGAGCTGATCGAGGTGGATCGTATTCCCGGTGTCGAGCGCTTTATCGGTATCGGCCAGTTGGCGCCGGATGTATTGGCGTGGCTATGGCTACAGCGGCGCCTCATCGGTGACGATGCGGTGCAACTGGCCAAACAGGCCTGGTCGGCCTATTGCGACAGCTCACCGACCCCGTTGGCCGAGCTTGCCCATGGCAAACACCCGGCCCTGCCCTTGCTGGCGCCGGCGCTGTTGCGTCAATTACAGGAGTTGCCGGGAACACGCGATGGCCTGTCGCTGACCGAGCGCCTGGCCCTGACCTACCTCGCCGAAGCCGGGCCGCTGCCGTTTGGCCGTGTGTTCGCCGAACTGGCGGCCAGGCGCGACCCGCTGCCGTTCCTGGGGGACATGATGTTTCATGCGCTGTTGCGGCCGTTGATCGATGGCGAGCAGCCGTTGCTGACGGAAACCGAGGCGCATCTGGACTGGCCCCGCCGCCCGCTGTCGCTGACCCCCTTGGGCCATAGCGTGCTCAACGGACAGGCGTACTGGCTCGACCATGCCAGCCACGAACGCTGGGTGGGCGGAACGTGCATCAGGCCCGGCCAACCGCACTGGATGATTGATGAGGCCCTGCGCCCCCAGTACAGAACACCGTAA
- a CDS encoding OprD family porin: MLSTRTLLLALGGQSLLAFAAEQDTAKGFIEDSQWNLLNRSVYDRRDYQHGALSNGARNAYKPRSQRSDLAEEWAYGLMADYASGFTTGTLGFGLDAHVYSAWQLDSGGGRAGKARLLAVDNDGHPKEQFSRGGAVAKLRFSSTELRYGEPRVKTPVFASSDSRLLPETATGWWLTSRELPATTLFAGHFNESTDRNASSHDRGFVVNYSNGRQGDRFDLVGVRNTAIKGLSASVFSAVYEDTWRQHYLGAVYTRPLFPGQALTVDLNLYRTQDIGKALSGRIDNTTWSLLSTYRFGAHSVGVGYQKVSGDTPFDYVTRGAIYLSNAVALSDFNAPREASWQARYDLDLAAHGMPGLSLAALYVRGSGIDGRHMDAGGGYQWLGYGDGGKHWERDLQARYVVQSGAAKNLAFTLRHAVHRGNAAQAELDANQIRLAVEYPLGGRLH, from the coding sequence ATGCTATCGACCCGCACCCTGCTATTGGCATTGGGAGGGCAGAGCCTGCTCGCCTTCGCCGCCGAACAAGACACCGCCAAAGGCTTTATCGAGGACAGCCAGTGGAACCTGCTCAACCGCAGTGTCTACGACCGCCGCGACTACCAGCATGGCGCCCTCAGCAACGGCGCACGCAACGCCTACAAACCGCGATCCCAGCGCAGCGACCTGGCGGAAGAATGGGCCTATGGCCTGATGGCTGACTACGCCTCGGGTTTCACCACCGGTACCCTGGGTTTTGGCCTGGATGCGCACGTTTATTCCGCCTGGCAACTGGACAGTGGCGGTGGGCGCGCCGGGAAGGCACGGCTATTGGCGGTGGACAATGACGGCCACCCCAAGGAGCAGTTCAGCCGCGGTGGCGCAGTTGCCAAACTGCGTTTTTCCTCCACCGAATTGCGCTACGGCGAGCCGCGGGTGAAAACCCCGGTGTTTGCCTCGTCCGACAGCCGCTTGCTGCCCGAAACCGCGACGGGATGGTGGTTGACCAGCCGCGAGTTGCCGGCCACCACCCTGTTCGCGGGGCACTTCAATGAGAGCACCGACCGCAACGCCAGCAGCCATGACCGAGGGTTTGTCGTCAACTATTCCAACGGCAGGCAAGGCGACCGCTTTGACTTGGTGGGCGTGCGCAATACGGCAATCAAGGGGCTGAGCGCCAGCGTGTTCAGTGCTGTCTATGAAGACACCTGGCGCCAGCATTACCTGGGGGCGGTCTACACCCGGCCGCTGTTTCCCGGCCAGGCACTGACCGTTGACCTGAACCTGTATCGCACCCAGGACATTGGCAAGGCGTTGTCGGGGCGCATCGATAACACCACCTGGAGCCTGCTCTCGACCTATCGGTTCGGTGCCCACAGTGTGGGCGTGGGGTATCAGAAAGTCAGTGGCGACACGCCGTTCGACTACGTGACGCGCGGGGCGATTTACCTGAGCAACGCCGTGGCGTTGTCCGACTTCAACGCCCCACGGGAGGCCTCGTGGCAGGCGCGCTATGACCTGGACCTGGCGGCCCATGGCATGCCCGGCCTGAGCCTGGCGGCGTTGTATGTCCGCGGCAGTGGCATCGACGGCCGCCACATGGATGCTGGCGGTGGCTACCAATGGCTCGGCTACGGTGATGGGGGCAAACACTGGGAACGCGACCTGCAAGCACGCTACGTGGTGCAGTCCGGGGCCGCGAAAAATCTCGCCTTTACCCTGCGCCATGCCGTGCACCGGGGCAATGCGGCCCAGGCGGAGCTGGATGCCAACCAGATCCGCCTGGCGGTCGAGTACCCATTGGGCGGGCGCTTGCACTAG
- a CDS encoding ATP-binding cassette domain-containing protein, translating to MSALIETRALTRMDERRQVLLLQPTSFTLNRADRVSITGSSGSGKSVLLRALALLDAPTSGQVLWNSQPIVDAQIPHYRSHISYLSQRPALLEGTVEDNLRFPFSLKTLRQRRFDPEAVTTLLGHAGKAADFLTKNALDLSGGEAQVVSLIRTLQLNPEVLLLDEPTAALDPTSSRDVEALISAWFAGDNARAYVWVSHDLDQARRMSDIHWQMSAGVLSEAVQP from the coding sequence ATGAGTGCACTGATCGAAACCCGCGCCCTCACGCGCATGGACGAGCGCCGCCAGGTGCTGTTGCTCCAACCCACGAGTTTCACCTTGAACCGCGCCGACCGGGTGTCGATCACCGGTTCCTCCGGCTCTGGCAAAAGTGTGTTGCTGCGCGCATTGGCGTTGCTGGACGCCCCCACCAGCGGGCAGGTGCTGTGGAATAGCCAGCCGATTGTCGATGCGCAGATTCCGCACTACCGCAGCCATATCAGCTACCTGTCCCAACGCCCGGCGCTGCTCGAAGGCACGGTGGAGGACAACCTGCGTTTTCCCTTCAGCCTCAAGACCCTGCGCCAGCGTCGCTTCGACCCGGAAGCGGTGACCACTTTGCTGGGGCATGCCGGTAAGGCGGCGGATTTTTTGACCAAGAACGCGTTGGACCTGTCGGGTGGCGAGGCCCAGGTGGTCTCGCTGATCCGCACCCTGCAACTCAACCCCGAGGTGCTGCTGCTGGACGAACCCACCGCCGCCCTCGACCCCACCTCATCCCGCGATGTGGAAGCGTTGATCAGCGCCTGGTTTGCCGGCGACAATGCCCGCGCCTATGTCTGGGTGTCCCACGACCTCGACCAGGCCCGGCGCATGAGCGACATCCACTGGCAGATGAGTGCCGGGGTGTTGAGCGAGGCGGTCCAGCCATGA
- a CDS encoding DUF1624 domain-containing protein encodes MTLSSGLAGQAGTVAPTLARTNVTAATRMLAIDALRGFVMLLMLIDHVRETFLLHRQVTDPIDALSVTPDLYFTRMLSEICAPAFIFLTGLSAWLYSQKHSARETSVFLLKRGLFLVFLEITFVCFAWNAEFPPKTLWLQVIWCIGLCMIVLAGLLHFKRAWLIVLGVAIVAGHNLLDGVSVGPESPFFVPWSILHQRVFIDITEFTRARTTYPILPWIGVILLGWGIGPWFGKAMPSAERISRLVKLGAGLLVAFVFIRYLNVYGEKPWVQTGDALRTFMSFMSAKKYPPSLMFLMPTLGLSLLLLALFEKWQARWATATLAIYGGAPMFFYLLHLYVLKAMYLVALAIWGANQGTYYGFDDLPMVWLWSVILGVLLFFPTRWFADLKQRRRDIAILKYL; translated from the coding sequence ATGACCCTTTCTTCAGGATTGGCCGGTCAGGCGGGCACTGTTGCGCCGACGCTTGCCCGCACGAACGTCACGGCGGCCACGCGCATGCTGGCTATCGATGCGCTGCGTGGTTTTGTGATGCTGTTGATGCTCATCGACCATGTGCGCGAAACCTTCTTGCTGCACCGGCAGGTCACCGACCCGATCGACGCCTTGAGTGTCACCCCGGACCTGTATTTCACCCGTATGCTCAGCGAGATCTGCGCCCCGGCGTTTATCTTCCTGACGGGCTTGTCGGCCTGGCTCTACAGCCAGAAACACAGCGCCCGCGAGACCTCGGTGTTTTTGCTCAAGCGCGGGCTGTTCCTGGTGTTCCTGGAAATCACCTTCGTGTGCTTTGCCTGGAATGCCGAATTCCCACCCAAGACGTTGTGGCTGCAAGTGATCTGGTGTATCGGCCTGTGCATGATCGTGCTCGCCGGTTTGCTGCACTTCAAGCGCGCCTGGCTGATCGTGCTGGGGGTGGCGATTGTCGCCGGGCATAACCTGCTCGACGGCGTGAGCGTCGGGCCGGAGTCGCCGTTCTTCGTGCCCTGGTCGATCCTGCATCAGCGGGTGTTTATCGACATTACCGAATTCACCCGCGCCCGCACGACGTATCCGATATTGCCGTGGATCGGTGTGATCCTGCTGGGCTGGGGCATCGGCCCGTGGTTTGGCAAGGCAATGCCGTCGGCGGAGCGTATCTCGCGCCTGGTCAAGCTGGGTGCAGGCCTGCTGGTCGCGTTCGTGTTTATCCGCTACCTCAATGTGTATGGCGAGAAACCCTGGGTGCAGACCGGTGATGCGCTGCGCACCTTCATGAGCTTCATGAGCGCGAAGAAATACCCGCCGTCGCTGATGTTCCTGATGCCCACCCTGGGCCTGTCGCTGCTGCTGTTGGCGCTGTTCGAGAAGTGGCAGGCCCGCTGGGCCACTGCGACCCTGGCGATCTACGGTGGGGCGCCGATGTTTTTCTACTTGCTGCACCTGTACGTGCTCAAGGCCATGTACCTGGTCGCGCTGGCGATCTGGGGCGCCAACCAAGGCACCTACTACGGTTTTGACGACCTGCCGATGGTGTGGTTGTGGAGCGTGATACTCGGGGTGTTGCTGTTCTTCCCGACACGCTGGTTCGCCGACCTCAAACAGCGTCGTCGCGACATCGCGATTCTCAAATACCTCTGA
- a CDS encoding LysR family transcriptional regulator, whose product MELKHLRAFVVLAQELHFGRAAAQLSIVQPALSMQIKLLETGLGVRLLDRNRHSVTLTDAGRVFLPEAQATLHQAARAAEAARASNRGEIGRVRLGFVSSVLPHLLPELIRMVHQRYPRIELELKDMPGPDQAAALKNDRLDFGLMRLPAAYPGVQTRVVLREPFCVALPMDHPLAAQASIQPGDLLDVPVYILARRYAPGFYDEFIQAVGIPLQIASELGEFTTMLALVCAGLGVGVLPQQAARALPANCVSRPLALGAFQARTGLAWTTLDSAVKTTLFALIVELFGE is encoded by the coding sequence ATGGAGCTCAAGCACTTGCGCGCCTTTGTGGTACTGGCCCAGGAGCTGCATTTCGGCCGGGCGGCGGCGCAGTTGTCGATTGTGCAACCGGCCCTGAGCATGCAGATCAAGCTGCTCGAAACTGGCCTGGGCGTACGCCTGCTGGACCGCAATCGCCACTCGGTGACCTTGACCGATGCCGGTCGGGTATTCCTGCCCGAAGCCCAGGCGACCCTGCACCAGGCCGCGCGGGCGGCGGAGGCGGCGCGGGCGTCCAACCGGGGGGAAATCGGCCGGGTGCGCCTGGGCTTTGTGTCGTCGGTATTGCCGCACCTGTTACCCGAGTTGATCCGCATGGTGCATCAGCGCTACCCGCGTATCGAGCTGGAACTCAAGGACATGCCCGGCCCCGATCAAGCCGCCGCGCTGAAGAACGATCGCCTGGATTTCGGCCTGATGCGCCTGCCTGCCGCCTACCCTGGGGTGCAGACCCGCGTGGTGCTGCGCGAGCCGTTCTGCGTGGCCCTGCCGATGGATCATCCGCTGGCCGCGCAGGCGTCGATCCAGCCCGGCGACCTGCTCGACGTGCCGGTGTACATCCTTGCGCGGCGCTATGCGCCGGGGTTCTACGACGAATTTATCCAGGCCGTGGGCATCCCTTTGCAGATCGCGTCCGAACTGGGCGAGTTCACCACCATGCTCGCGCTGGTCTGCGCCGGGTTGGGCGTCGGCGTACTGCCGCAGCAGGCCGCGCGGGCGTTGCCGGCCAATTGTGTGTCGCGGCCACTGGCGTTGGGGGCGTTTCAGGCGCGTACGGGGTTGGCCTGGACCACGTTGGACAGTGCGGTGAAGACCACGCTGTTTGCGTTGATCGTCGAATTGTTTGGCGAGTGA
- a CDS encoding glutathione S-transferase family protein — MSQPAIKLYGFPLSGHSHRAELMLSLLGLPSEFILVDLKQGAHKSADFTATINRFGQVPAIDDNGTVLADSNAILVYLATKYGKGQWLPSDPVGQARVQRWLSAAAGQLHAGPATARLAVVFGADVDAAAAISRAHGLLALVEQQLSETRFLAGEQASIADIAFYTYVAHAPEGNVSLADYPKVRAWLASIEALPGFVGMPRTAVGLQSH; from the coding sequence ATGTCCCAGCCTGCGATCAAACTCTATGGTTTCCCCTTGTCCGGCCATTCCCATCGGGCCGAGCTGATGCTGTCCCTGCTGGGATTGCCCAGCGAGTTCATCCTGGTGGACCTCAAGCAAGGCGCGCATAAAAGCGCTGACTTCACTGCGACCATCAACCGTTTCGGCCAGGTCCCGGCGATTGACGATAACGGCACCGTACTGGCGGACTCCAACGCGATCCTGGTCTACCTCGCCACGAAATACGGCAAGGGCCAATGGTTGCCAAGCGACCCGGTGGGGCAGGCGCGCGTACAGCGCTGGCTGTCGGCGGCCGCCGGCCAGCTGCACGCCGGGCCCGCCACCGCACGGCTGGCTGTGGTATTCGGTGCCGATGTGGATGCGGCGGCGGCGATCAGCCGTGCCCATGGCTTGTTGGCACTGGTGGAGCAGCAACTGAGCGAAACCCGCTTCCTGGCGGGGGAGCAAGCGAGCATCGCCGATATTGCGTTCTACACCTATGTGGCCCATGCGCCGGAAGGCAATGTGTCGCTGGCCGACTACCCTAAGGTGCGCGCCTGGCTTGCCAGTATCGAGGCCTTGCCGGGATTTGTGGGCATGCCGCGTACGGCGGTAGGGTTGCAATCACATTAA
- a CDS encoding ABC transporter permease, with amino-acid sequence MNYQNLTALDMAIAASLILVNGALSLLLRLGLGRQLLWAAVRTVVQLSAIGYLLGWVFAFAYWYVVLPLMGAMTLIAGLSAAGRGRRTYRGQRVDSILSVWGSSWLVTAVGLFAVIRIHPWYEPQYAIPILGMILGNTLTGVSLGIERMTQELTSGRNTIEMILALGGSRWEAAQEAIRQAVRAGMIPTLNQMTVVGIVSLPGMMTGQVLAGESPVDAVRYQIVIMFLIAASSALGTVGAVLLTYRRLFSRSHRFLRERLQER; translated from the coding sequence ATGAACTATCAAAACCTCACCGCCCTGGACATGGCCATCGCCGCTTCGCTGATCCTGGTCAACGGTGCGCTCTCCCTGCTGCTGCGCCTGGGCCTGGGCCGCCAGTTGCTGTGGGCGGCGGTGCGTACCGTGGTGCAACTGTCGGCCATCGGTTACCTGCTGGGCTGGGTGTTCGCGTTCGCCTACTGGTATGTGGTACTGCCGTTGATGGGCGCAATGACCCTGATCGCCGGGCTGTCGGCGGCGGGGCGTGGGCGTCGCACGTACCGGGGGCAAAGGGTCGACAGCATCCTGTCGGTGTGGGGCAGTTCGTGGCTGGTGACGGCAGTGGGCTTGTTTGCGGTGATCCGCATCCACCCGTGGTACGAGCCTCAGTACGCGATCCCGATCCTCGGCATGATCCTCGGCAACACCCTGACCGGTGTGTCCCTGGGGATCGAACGCATGACCCAGGAACTGACCTCGGGGCGCAACACCATCGAGATGATCCTGGCCCTCGGCGGCTCACGCTGGGAGGCGGCGCAGGAAGCGATCCGCCAGGCGGTACGCGCGGGGATGATCCCGACGCTGAACCAAATGACCGTGGTCGGCATTGTCAGCCTGCCCGGCATGATGACCGGCCAGGTGCTGGCGGGGGAAAGTCCGGTGGACGCGGTGCGGTATCAGATCGTGATCATGTTCCTGATTGCCGCGTCGTCGGCGTTGGGCACGGTGGGGGCGGTGTTGTTGACCTATCGGCGGTTGTTTTCCAGGAGCCACCGGTTTTTGCGTGAGCGCTTGCAAGAGCGCTAA